The nucleotide window TATGACTCCCACCAGTATCTTATACGCAACTTTCTGATCCTCATCATTAAGTTGTGAATGAGATGGTTTCATGAAGTATCAAGTTTTATGTTATGAACATGCAATCATATAGCTGGCAAAAAATAAGCGTCCGATGCACGGACGCAGACAGACTTCGCGCAGGATCTCAAAAATACTGCCAAACGAACCAACCTCCAACCAAAGCTACTATAGACCCACTTACTCGTTTTGCCCAAAGGGAGAAGTTTACGACTCCCCGTGCTTTGACAAATCCTTCGACAAAGCCGGTGAACGTGCCAGCAAAGAGCATCAGCAGGCAATGGCCTATGGCATAGCTGAACAGGAGTGCGATACCATAAAACACCTGACCTTTTCCGGCGACCAGCGTCAGCAGTACTACCAGTACCGGAGTGGCGCAGGGTGAGGAAACAATCCCGAAGAATAGCCCCAGCAGAAACGCACCGACAATTCCGCCTTGCTTTGGTTTGAAGTCCCGTTTAATCGGCAGTCGAATCTCATACAACCCCATCAACTGGCCACCCATGACCAATGCAATGGTTCCTGCGATCAAATACCAAGGCCCTCCCAGAGTGCCGAACATGGTCCCCAAAAGACCGGCTGCCGCACCAAAGGCGGTGAAGGTCAGCGACAACCCAAGAACAAAAACCAGGGAATAACGAAAGGCCTTCCACTTGTCGCCATCGCTGTAGCCGCCTACAAATCCGACCACCAGCGGGATGGTTGCCAGCACGCAGGGGGAGGCGGATGAAAGCACCCCGGCCAGGAACACCGCCCCGAAAGCCACCAGCGGATAGAGCGTAATAATCTGTTCGATATTATCGAGAAAGGTCATCTGAGCCCTGCTGTCTTCAATTCCTTTAGAATGTCCGACTTTTCCATAAATCCGGTATGACGCTTCACCTCTTTGCCCTGGGCATTGAAGAAGATCTGGGTCGGGATCATCTGAATTCTGAATTTTTTAGCAGCAGCCTCGTTTTCCCACACATCAATGAACAGCACTCCGGCTTTCCCTTTGTATTCAGTGGAAAGTCCCTCCAGAATCGGCGCCATTTTCTTGCAGGGAATGCAGGCACGGGCGCCTAGGTCAATGACCGTCGGTTTACCGGATGACAGGGCTTGTTTGACTGCGGCATCGGTTGCAGATGGAAGTTCGGCGTATGCCGTGGCTGTTGTCAGCATGATCAATATGAGCAGTTGAAGTGTCTTCATCATGACAGCACCCCCATGATTTCCGCCACGGAAGCGACCTTGCCGGAAAACTTTACCTGTCCATCAACCACCAGCGCCGGTGTGCTCATGACACCGTAAGACATGATTTTAGATATCTCTTCAACCTTGACGACATCTGCCGTCTTGCCACTCTCTTCCACTGCTTTCTTCACATTTTCATAAAGGGTCTTGCATTTAGAACAGCCAGTGCCGAGCACTTCGATCTTCATGATTCATTCTCCTGTGTTGATTTGATCTCTGCTTCAAGCAGTATTTTAATTTCTTTTGAGCAGCAGCGGCCACGGGGGGATAGCTCCTTGCAACGCCCCTCTGTGCAGGCTCCAGTCATTCGGCGGATATCATCCATGTTTCGGGCACCGTTTTGAATTGCTTCCAAAATTGATCCCTTGCTGACATTACTGCACCAGCAGACCGGCTCATTCATGGGTGCTTCCAAGATGTTTTCAGTAAAGTATTGGCTCACAGTGGTTTAGTTCCTCTTTTCGTGTTTAGTTCCATGCTTACCTCTTGCTAAATGGGGACCTCGGACTATAGGCCCCCATTATTCTCGAAAGGCCAAAACCTATTTGAGAACACCTTTAGCTTTCATCATGTCGCAGGGATTCTGACGCATGACCGGCACGGCAACACCTTTTTCTTTGGCCCGGTCTTCCATCTTTTTGTGATGTTCCTCAACGTACTCCTTGCAAGCGCCATACTCAGTGAAACTGCGCATTTTGGTCTGGTGTTCAGTACGTTCCGCCGAGGTCATCAATTGCCAACCGGCGGTATTCTGCTGGTTGCTGCTCCAGCGCCACTGTTTGGCCATGGCTGTGGTGGCAAAAAGTGCTGCTACAAGGATTGCAATTAGTGTTGTTGTGATGGTTTTCATGGTCTTTCTCCTTTTTGGGTTGTGGCAGTGGATACGCACTCACTTAATAAGTGGATCTGACTCTGCCGTTGTTCTTGTGAACAATTACCACATCG belongs to Geobacter sp. SVR and includes:
- a CDS encoding cytochrome c biogenesis CcdA family protein gives rise to the protein MTFLDNIEQIITLYPLVAFGAVFLAGVLSSASPCVLATIPLVVGFVGGYSDGDKWKAFRYSLVFVLGLSLTFTAFGAAAGLLGTMFGTLGGPWYLIAGTIALVMGGQLMGLYEIRLPIKRDFKPKQGGIVGAFLLGLFFGIVSSPCATPVLVVLLTLVAGKGQVFYGIALLFSYAIGHCLLMLFAGTFTGFVEGFVKARGVVNFSLWAKRVSGSIVALVGGWFVWQYF
- a CDS encoding co-chaperone YbbN, with product MKTLQLLILIMLTTATAYAELPSATDAAVKQALSSGKPTVIDLGARACIPCKKMAPILEGLSTEYKGKAGVLFIDVWENEAAAKKFRIQMIPTQIFFNAQGKEVKRHTGFMEKSDILKELKTAGLR
- a CDS encoding thioredoxin family protein — translated: MKIEVLGTGCSKCKTLYENVKKAVEESGKTADVVKVEEISKIMSYGVMSTPALVVDGQVKFSGKVASVAEIMGVLS
- a CDS encoding (2Fe-2S)-binding protein, coding for MNEPVCWCSNVSKGSILEAIQNGARNMDDIRRMTGACTEGRCKELSPRGRCCSKEIKILLEAEIKSTQENES